One segment of Pontibacter akesuensis DNA contains the following:
- a CDS encoding alpha-L-rhamnosidase-related protein, producing the protein MKSLPIKSSILFSLLAISSCQTQKPAATGSVQHSGAARSANPIWQSEAYTIYPDSVVQGEHVARVLSPTELNSNYQSPANEFQNPRITFKFAINGRDNEMKAGVDHHFNCLSKNCETPVITFGKQYSDTTAIPNNVYLAPDAAMKVRLDMRPVLQAFEKQGFYTSPTGDKIYKEDFKGVFIAGSNDPLSWDFDNLGGKKEMQLTDADGDGIYDITLPMNASREENLIAQQWKMSRDVSAFPQYQSDYPVADALYNLAIEEMINAVEPDSTFRTGKEWAGVWTRDISYSIILSMAQLQPQVSKYSLLRKVKNGRIVQDTGTGGAYPVSTDRMIWAVAAWEVYKATGDQEWLRNTYQIIKNSLEDDYKNAYDPETGLVRGESSFLDWREQTYPRWMQPADIYTSQNLGTNAVHYQANMVAASMAELLNDKASAAMFTQVAQRIKAGMNEHLWQEEKGYYGQYLYGRNYMILSPRAEALGEALSVLFGVADAERSKTIVANTPVTDFGIPSIYPQIPGIPPYHNNGIWPFVQSYWSLAAAKAGNEKALTESISAIYRPAALFLTNKENFVAANGDYAGTQINSSNMLWSLAGSLSMVYKALFGMDFRADKLVLQPFVPEAFAGNRKLTNYKYRDAVLNIEMNGYGNQIKSITMDGKPLQNPEIPATLTGSHTIVIELANNTVGGEVNHTVDYTSPETPKVTYSAGTLRWPAVDGAVAYQVFQNGQELEKTQNTSLAVKPAGYAEYMVLAVDEKGVTSFGSEPVVVVPDKYKLVYELEKSAPKASLPYRDYSGSSFVEISKKRNSSIKVDVVVPEAGTYAIDFRYANGNGPINTENKAAIRTLKKGGEAVGTIVLPQRGTDEWSNWGYTNAVEVPLQKGRHTISLTFEPHNENMNGETNQAMVDLMRLVKVK; encoded by the coding sequence ATGAAATCACTTCCTATAAAATCAAGTATACTGTTCTCGTTGCTGGCCATTAGCAGCTGCCAAACACAGAAGCCCGCGGCAACAGGCAGTGTTCAACATTCAGGGGCAGCGCGTTCGGCAAACCCCATCTGGCAGTCTGAGGCCTACACTATTTACCCTGACAGCGTGGTGCAGGGGGAGCATGTGGCACGGGTGCTTTCGCCCACGGAGCTGAATTCCAACTACCAGAGTCCGGCAAATGAATTTCAGAACCCGCGTATCACCTTTAAGTTCGCCATCAACGGGCGCGATAACGAGATGAAAGCTGGCGTGGATCACCACTTTAACTGCCTCAGCAAAAACTGCGAAACACCGGTGATTACTTTCGGAAAGCAGTATAGCGACACCACCGCCATACCGAACAATGTGTACCTGGCGCCTGATGCCGCCATGAAGGTACGGCTGGACATGCGCCCGGTACTGCAGGCGTTTGAGAAGCAGGGTTTTTATACTTCGCCTACGGGAGACAAAATTTATAAGGAGGATTTCAAGGGCGTGTTCATTGCCGGTAGCAACGACCCATTGAGTTGGGACTTCGATAACCTCGGCGGCAAGAAGGAGATGCAGCTGACCGATGCCGACGGCGATGGCATCTATGATATAACCTTGCCGATGAATGCCAGCCGCGAGGAGAATCTGATTGCCCAGCAATGGAAAATGTCGCGCGATGTGTCGGCTTTCCCGCAGTATCAGTCTGACTACCCGGTGGCCGATGCGCTTTATAACCTGGCTATCGAAGAAATGATTAATGCCGTGGAGCCGGACAGCACGTTCCGGACAGGCAAGGAGTGGGCGGGCGTGTGGACGCGTGATATTAGCTACAGTATTATTCTATCCATGGCGCAGCTGCAGCCGCAGGTGTCGAAGTATAGCCTGCTGCGTAAAGTGAAAAACGGGCGCATCGTGCAGGATACCGGCACAGGTGGCGCGTACCCTGTTTCCACGGACCGCATGATCTGGGCCGTGGCGGCCTGGGAAGTATACAAGGCCACCGGCGATCAGGAGTGGCTACGAAACACTTACCAGATCATCAAGAACTCCCTGGAAGATGATTACAAGAACGCGTATGATCCGGAAACGGGCTTAGTGCGGGGTGAATCCTCTTTCCTGGACTGGCGCGAGCAGACGTACCCGCGCTGGATGCAACCCGCCGATATCTACACCTCCCAAAACCTGGGCACAAACGCGGTCCATTACCAAGCCAACATGGTGGCGGCAAGTATGGCCGAGTTGCTGAACGATAAAGCCAGTGCAGCGATGTTCACGCAGGTGGCTCAGCGCATTAAAGCAGGTATGAACGAGCACCTGTGGCAGGAAGAAAAGGGTTATTACGGGCAGTACCTGTACGGCCGAAACTATATGATTCTTTCGCCACGGGCAGAGGCGCTGGGGGAGGCGCTAAGTGTGCTGTTTGGCGTAGCTGACGCTGAGCGAAGCAAAACCATCGTAGCCAACACGCCTGTTACTGATTTTGGCATTCCAAGCATTTACCCCCAGATTCCAGGCATTCCGCCTTACCACAACAACGGCATCTGGCCCTTTGTGCAGTCGTACTGGAGTTTGGCCGCGGCCAAAGCCGGTAACGAGAAAGCCCTGACCGAGAGCATCAGCGCCATCTACCGCCCCGCCGCCCTGTTCCTGACAAACAAGGAGAACTTTGTTGCCGCTAACGGCGATTATGCCGGAACACAGATTAACTCCAGCAACATGCTTTGGAGCCTGGCCGGCAGTTTAAGTATGGTGTACAAGGCTTTATTCGGGATGGATTTTAGGGCAGACAAACTGGTGCTGCAACCCTTCGTGCCGGAGGCCTTCGCCGGCAACCGCAAACTCACAAATTACAAGTATAGGGATGCTGTGCTGAACATCGAAATGAACGGCTACGGCAACCAGATCAAATCCATCACCATGGATGGTAAACCGCTGCAAAACCCGGAGATTCCCGCTACCCTAACGGGCAGCCATACTATCGTAATTGAACTGGCGAACAACACGGTAGGAGGAGAGGTGAACCATACGGTTGATTATACTTCGCCGGAAACGCCGAAGGTAACCTACAGTGCAGGCACGTTACGTTGGCCAGCGGTTGACGGAGCCGTGGCTTACCAGGTATTCCAGAACGGGCAGGAACTGGAGAAGACGCAAAATACAAGCCTGGCCGTAAAGCCTGCGGGCTATGCCGAGTACATGGTGCTGGCCGTGGACGAAAAGGGCGTTACCTCCTTTGGCAGTGAGCCGGTGGTGGTGGTGCCGGACAAGTATAAACTGGTGTATGAGCTGGAGAAATCGGCGCCTAAAGCCAGTCTGCCCTACCGCGATTACTCCGGCAGTAGCTTTGTGGAGATCAGCAAAAAACGAAACTCAAGTATAAAAGTTGACGTGGTGGTGCCGGAAGCAGGAACTTACGCCATCGACTTCCGCTATGCCAACGGCAACGGCCCGATCAACACCGAAAACAAGGCTGCCATCCGTACCCTGAAAAAAGGAGGAGAGGCTGTGGGCACCATTGTGCTGCCACAGCGCGGCACTGACGAGTGGAGCAACTGGGGCTACACGAATGCCGTGGAGGTACCGCTGCAGAAAGGCCGCCACACCATTTCCCTCACGTTTGAGCCGCACAACGAGAACATGAACGGAGAAACAAACCAGGCCATGGTGGACCTGATGCGGCTAGTGAAGGTGAAATAA
- a CDS encoding endonuclease/exonuclease/phosphatase family protein produces MTGGTEASCNSLLVHAVKRLFFYLVLLASVLLILLTMASLLYNVPLWYLKVLDFPRVQVLVALLICLLLLFIVARKRTFSFWLLTGGLVVSVLLQALYIYPYTPLAQKTVPDAILPATAKQAKVSLLLANVWMKNDQAQALLEIILTSDPDLVLATETNKWWTDQLAALSGTYPYRVIYPLDNTYGMALYSKYPLEEAKIKFLNYENVPSIHTNVRLPGGALFSLHAMHPVPPVPSKLPGKVNEEEVALLKVGDMLAQRSLPVVVAGDFNDVAWSETNRLFGIRSGLGDVRVGRGLYNSFNAHSPIFRWPLDHVYVSGEFSVMELERLSGFGSDHFPIYVSLVLETE; encoded by the coding sequence GTGACAGGAGGCACTGAGGCCTCTTGCAACTCTTTGCTGGTGCACGCTGTAAAACGTCTTTTCTTCTACCTGGTACTGCTGGCAAGCGTCCTGCTCATACTCCTGACTATGGCCTCGCTGCTGTACAATGTGCCTTTGTGGTACCTTAAGGTGCTCGATTTTCCGAGGGTGCAGGTACTTGTGGCACTGCTAATTTGCCTGTTGCTGCTGTTCATTGTGGCGCGTAAAAGAACCTTTTCCTTTTGGCTGCTGACGGGCGGTTTGGTTGTAAGTGTTTTGTTGCAGGCCCTCTACATCTATCCCTACACACCGCTTGCACAGAAAACGGTGCCCGATGCCATACTTCCTGCAACCGCAAAACAGGCAAAGGTCAGCTTGCTGCTGGCCAACGTGTGGATGAAGAACGACCAGGCCCAGGCGCTGCTGGAGATCATCCTAACATCAGATCCAGACCTGGTATTAGCCACGGAGACGAACAAGTGGTGGACAGACCAATTAGCCGCCTTGTCCGGCACCTATCCCTACCGGGTTATTTACCCGCTGGATAACACCTACGGCATGGCCCTCTACTCCAAATACCCTTTGGAAGAGGCAAAGATAAAGTTCCTGAACTACGAGAATGTGCCCTCAATCCATACCAACGTCAGGCTACCGGGCGGAGCGCTGTTCAGCCTGCACGCCATGCATCCGGTGCCGCCTGTGCCAAGCAAACTGCCCGGAAAAGTAAATGAAGAAGAAGTGGCCCTGCTGAAAGTAGGGGATATGCTCGCTCAGCGAAGCCTCCCGGTGGTGGTAGCCGGCGATTTCAATGATGTGGCCTGGTCGGAGACAAACCGTTTGTTTGGGATCAGGAGCGGATTAGGCGATGTGCGCGTAGGGAGGGGGCTCTACAACTCGTTTAACGCCCACTCCCCGATTTTCCGCTGGCCGCTGGACCATGTCTATGTTTCAGGCGAGTTCAGCGTGATGGAGCTGGAGCGGCTGTCTGGCTTTGGCTCAGACCATTTTCCGATTTACGTCAGCCTTGTTTTGGAGACAGAGTAG
- a CDS encoding M13 family metallopeptidase, producing MDLSVKPGDDFYQYASGAWLKNNPVPAKETRWGSFNLLRDFNIKAVQDILKEAAANKKAPAGSVEKRVGDFYAAGMDSATIEKLGYTPIKADLKRVGAVKDVKGVLNEVATLRTTGAGSPMFGFYVGQDRKNVEVMIPQFSQGGTTLPDRDYYLKDDARSQKIQEALKNYITTLFTLTGVPKAKAQQNAETVFNLEKKMAQAQMARVEMRDPYKTYNKFAVADFSKTTPNIDWKPLMAKMKVTGQDTVLVNNPAFFKELDGLLKNTPVTDWQTYLQWNVLKSSAPYLSSAFVDANFAYSQALSGQKVQTPRWQRMSSLTDGTIGDLLGQLYVKKHFKPEAKARMEEMISNLVKAYEIRINNLDWMSATTKEKALAKLHAFTPKVGYPDKWKPYDGLAINRKTFFQNVRNAGQWGYNDMISQLGKPVDRSKWGMTAPTVNAYYSPVMNEIVFPAGILQFPFFDPNADDAVNYGGIGAVIGHEISHGFDDSGSQYDKDGNLRNWWTEEDRARFEEKAAALVKQYNAYTVLDTVHVNGKLTLGENIGDLGGLSAAYEAFKMTEQGKSNEKINGFTPDQRFFLAWAQVWRGNILPEAAAQQIVTDSHSPGEFRTIGAPVNMDAWYEAFNVKPGDKLYIAPEDRIRLW from the coding sequence ATGGACCTGTCTGTGAAGCCGGGCGATGACTTTTACCAGTACGCCAGCGGTGCGTGGCTGAAGAACAACCCGGTTCCGGCGAAGGAGACCCGCTGGGGAAGCTTTAACCTGCTGCGCGACTTTAACATTAAAGCCGTACAGGACATCCTGAAAGAAGCTGCCGCGAACAAGAAAGCCCCTGCCGGATCGGTTGAGAAGCGTGTGGGCGATTTTTATGCCGCAGGTATGGATAGCGCGACGATCGAGAAGCTGGGTTACACGCCCATCAAAGCAGACCTGAAAAGAGTAGGCGCTGTAAAAGACGTGAAAGGCGTGCTGAACGAGGTGGCAACGCTTAGAACCACAGGTGCCGGATCGCCGATGTTCGGCTTCTACGTAGGCCAGGACCGCAAGAACGTGGAAGTGATGATTCCTCAGTTCAGCCAGGGCGGTACTACCCTGCCAGACCGTGACTATTATCTGAAAGACGATGCGCGCAGCCAGAAAATACAGGAAGCGCTAAAGAACTATATCACCACCTTGTTCACGTTAACAGGCGTTCCGAAGGCGAAAGCACAGCAAAACGCAGAGACTGTTTTCAACCTGGAGAAGAAAATGGCCCAGGCGCAAATGGCCCGCGTGGAGATGCGTGATCCGTACAAAACTTACAATAAGTTTGCCGTTGCCGATTTCAGCAAAACCACGCCAAACATCGATTGGAAGCCGTTGATGGCCAAGATGAAGGTAACCGGACAAGATACAGTGCTGGTAAACAACCCGGCCTTCTTTAAGGAGTTGGATGGCCTGCTAAAGAACACGCCGGTAACCGACTGGCAAACATACCTGCAGTGGAACGTGCTGAAGTCTTCGGCGCCATACTTAAGTTCTGCTTTCGTAGACGCGAACTTCGCTTACTCGCAGGCATTGTCTGGCCAGAAGGTACAGACACCGCGCTGGCAGCGTATGTCGTCTCTGACTGACGGCACTATCGGCGATTTGCTGGGGCAGCTGTACGTGAAGAAGCACTTTAAGCCAGAGGCGAAAGCCAGAATGGAAGAGATGATCAGCAACCTGGTGAAAGCATACGAGATCCGTATCAACAACCTGGATTGGATGAGCGCCACAACCAAAGAGAAAGCACTTGCCAAGCTGCACGCCTTTACACCAAAAGTTGGCTACCCGGATAAGTGGAAGCCATACGATGGTCTGGCTATCAACCGCAAAACCTTCTTCCAGAACGTGCGCAACGCCGGCCAGTGGGGCTACAACGACATGATCAGCCAGTTGGGCAAGCCCGTGGACAGAAGCAAGTGGGGCATGACGGCACCTACGGTAAATGCCTACTACAGCCCGGTGATGAACGAGATTGTGTTCCCTGCGGGTATCCTGCAATTCCCGTTCTTTGATCCGAATGCGGATGATGCGGTGAACTACGGCGGTATCGGCGCGGTGATCGGCCACGAGATCTCTCATGGCTTTGACGACTCTGGCAGCCAATACGACAAAGACGGTAACCTGCGCAACTGGTGGACAGAAGAGGATCGCGCCAGATTTGAAGAGAAAGCTGCTGCGCTGGTAAAACAGTACAATGCTTATACAGTACTGGACACGGTTCACGTGAACGGTAAGCTGACGCTGGGTGAGAACATTGGTGACCTGGGTGGCCTAAGCGCTGCGTACGAAGCCTTTAAAATGACCGAGCAGGGCAAATCAAACGAGAAGATCAACGGCTTTACGCCGGATCAGCGTTTCTTCCTGGCCTGGGCACAGGTTTGGAGAGGCAATATCCTTCCTGAGGCTGCTGCACAGCAGATCGTGACGGACTCACACTCTCCTGGGGAGTTCCGTACCATTGGTGCGCCAGTGAACATGGATGCGTGGTACGAAGCGTTTAACGTGAAGCCAGGCGACAAGCTGTATATAGCGCCGGAAGACAGAATCAGACTCTGGTAA
- a CDS encoding proline iminopeptidase-family hydrolase — protein MKKICYLFLCLGLLLTQSCSSQQEPLTAEALPTATANYLDSSGRDDEFTGGVKMITINTPKGDFKVWTKRTGNNPRMKLLLLHGGPGGTHEAFECFDSYLPEEGIEYYYYDQLGSHYSDQPNDTSLWNTQRFVEEVEQVRQALNLDESNLYLLGHSWGGILAMEYALQHQDKMKGLIISNMMSSVPAYNKYAEEVLGPQMPPAVLAELKRIEANNDFSNPRYMELLLPHFYTKHALRMPVEEWPDPVNRMFAHMNQTVYVQMQGHSEFGITGNASLKNWYRSGDLSKITVPTLTIGGQHDTMDPEHMKWMASQVQNGTYLHCPKGSHMAFYDDQKTYFSGLVKFIKAVDKAQAAAKN, from the coding sequence ATGAAAAAAATCTGCTATCTTTTCCTTTGCCTGGGCCTGCTGCTTACCCAATCCTGCAGCAGCCAGCAAGAGCCGCTCACCGCTGAGGCACTGCCCACCGCCACGGCGAATTACCTCGACAGCTCCGGCAGGGACGACGAGTTTACCGGCGGCGTTAAAATGATCACCATCAACACACCCAAGGGCGATTTTAAAGTATGGACAAAGCGTACGGGCAACAACCCGCGCATGAAGCTGCTACTCCTGCACGGTGGCCCCGGTGGAACGCACGAGGCCTTTGAGTGCTTCGACAGCTACCTGCCCGAGGAAGGCATTGAGTATTACTATTACGACCAACTGGGCTCCCATTACAGCGACCAGCCCAACGACACCAGCCTCTGGAACACCCAGCGCTTTGTGGAGGAAGTGGAGCAGGTACGGCAGGCCCTGAACCTGGATGAGAGCAACCTTTACCTGCTGGGACACTCCTGGGGCGGCATTCTGGCCATGGAATACGCGCTGCAGCACCAGGACAAAATGAAAGGCCTGATTATCTCTAACATGATGTCGAGTGTGCCGGCGTATAACAAGTATGCCGAGGAGGTGCTGGGGCCGCAAATGCCCCCTGCCGTGCTGGCCGAATTAAAGCGGATAGAGGCGAACAACGACTTCAGCAACCCGCGCTACATGGAGCTGCTGCTGCCCCACTTTTACACCAAACACGCCCTGCGCATGCCGGTGGAGGAATGGCCGGACCCGGTGAACAGAATGTTTGCCCACATGAACCAGACAGTGTACGTGCAGATGCAGGGCCACAGCGAATTCGGCATTACCGGAAACGCCTCACTGAAGAACTGGTATCGTTCCGGTGATCTGTCGAAGATAACAGTGCCTACACTCACCATTGGAGGGCAGCACGACACCATGGATCCGGAGCACATGAAGTGGATGGCTTCGCAAGTACAGAACGGCACCTACCTGCATTGCCCCAAAGGAAGCCACATGGCCTTTTACGACGACCAGAAAACATACTTCAGCGGATTGGTAAAATTCATTAAAGCAGTAGACAAAGCACAGGCAGCGGCTAAAAATTAG
- a CDS encoding DUF2231 domain-containing protein, with protein sequence MSDPNFWRTEVWHPLTVHFPIALLLFATIFKLVSLFIRQTKDTFWQRTAAVMLYFGCLGAWVSIYTGDLADGIVSRNLCDPTVLKQHEIAAYNLAYLFSAATVLDLGQRLNLIRFKPKGIHLVVTLLMLVGIWFLIRAGHSGAEVVYEQAGGVLVPTADCAGF encoded by the coding sequence ATGAGCGATCCGAACTTTTGGCGTACAGAGGTTTGGCATCCCTTAACTGTTCATTTCCCGATTGCCCTGCTGCTGTTTGCCACCATTTTCAAACTGGTATCCCTGTTTATCCGGCAAACGAAAGACACGTTCTGGCAGAGGACGGCAGCTGTTATGCTCTATTTTGGGTGCCTTGGCGCCTGGGTCAGCATATACACCGGGGATTTGGCCGACGGCATTGTATCCCGAAACCTGTGCGACCCCACCGTACTGAAGCAGCATGAGATAGCGGCCTACAACCTGGCCTACCTCTTCTCGGCGGCAACAGTGCTGGACCTGGGGCAACGGTTAAATCTGATCAGGTTCAAACCGAAGGGCATTCACCTGGTGGTAACCCTGCTGATGCTGGTTGGCATCTGGTTTCTGATCAGGGCCGGGCATTCAGGGGCCGAAGTGGTGTACGAGCAGGCCGGGGGGGTGCTTGTACCAACAGCCGACTGCGCCGGCTTCTAA
- a CDS encoding cyanophycinase: MAKRKVSDRHKEHQEAPVPKGRLLAIGGKEDKGEGDLKDTQEKNVDFESEQILKFFIDKLPGTDPLVVLIPTASTVPEEIVKDYKAGFSRFGFNNLEVLDIRTRADAQDPAHLELIEKAGGIFFTGGDQLRLTAILGGTPVLELMKERYTYDDILIAGTSAGATAMSTPMIYEVMTHGGFLKGDVRITTGLEFLKNIAIDTHFIERGRIVRMAQAISTNPGCIGIGLEEDTAIYVLEGRELEVIGSGLITIVDGMRLTSTTIHEIGSGEPFSVRDLKVHLLACGERYSIKTYDQLHI, encoded by the coding sequence ATGGCGAAGAGAAAAGTATCTGACCGACATAAAGAGCATCAGGAGGCCCCGGTGCCAAAGGGACGACTCCTTGCTATTGGGGGCAAAGAAGACAAGGGAGAAGGAGATTTGAAAGACACGCAAGAGAAGAATGTGGATTTCGAAAGTGAGCAGATCCTTAAATTCTTTATTGATAAACTACCCGGAACCGACCCGCTGGTGGTGTTGATACCGACGGCATCTACCGTGCCAGAGGAAATAGTGAAAGACTATAAAGCAGGGTTTTCAAGATTCGGATTTAACAATTTAGAAGTACTGGACATTCGCACCCGTGCTGATGCCCAGGATCCGGCGCACCTGGAATTGATAGAGAAGGCGGGCGGTATTTTCTTTACCGGCGGTGACCAGTTGCGCCTGACGGCTATACTTGGCGGCACACCCGTGCTGGAACTCATGAAAGAGCGCTACACCTACGATGACATTCTGATTGCGGGTACAAGTGCCGGTGCCACGGCGATGTCAACCCCTATGATTTACGAGGTGATGACCCACGGCGGTTTCCTGAAAGGAGATGTCCGGATCACGACCGGGCTGGAGTTCCTGAAAAACATTGCCATCGATACGCACTTCATCGAACGTGGCCGCATTGTGCGCATGGCACAGGCCATTTCTACCAACCCGGGATGTATAGGTATTGGGTTAGAGGAAGACACCGCTATTTATGTGCTGGAGGGAAGGGAACTGGAAGTGATTGGCAGCGGCCTCATTACCATCGTAGACGGCATGCGCCTTACCAGTACCACTATTCATGAGATAGGATCGGGGGAGCCCTTCTCGGTACGCGATCTAAAGGTGCACCTGCTGGCATGCGGAGAGCGCTACTCCATCAAGACATACGACCAGTTGCACATTTAA
- a CDS encoding N-acyl-D-amino-acid deacylase family protein, with translation MKKQKTFFQNLVALAALVTLSAACQQQQQEVTYDVFVKNATVVDGTGEAAYTAHILLAGDSIALIERDTTATFSAAKVIDARGLTLTPGFIDTHAHGDPIKTPEFQNFIAMGITTITLGQDGFSPEHENLQVWIDSVNQVQPAVNVAPFAGHNTLRLLSGVGYDTVPAEANLVAMEKLLAQAMAAGCFGLTTGLEYTPGLYASSNELNRLAKVVGANNGIIMSHMRNEDDAFVEASIRELLAQGEHCPVHVSHIKVVYGKGEARAAEILQLLDSARAKGIDVTADFYPYTASYTGISILFPEWAQKPNDYQQVLRTRKNELRTFLKEKITKRNGPEATLIGSGPYKGKTLARIAQELNKPYQDVLMEDIGPYGASGAYFIMDEALQEAFLKDPYIMVCTDGSPSMHHPRSFGTHAKVIQTYVLTKKLMPLEQAIWKMTGLPAQTIGIPKRGLIRQGYKADILLFKPSEIKEEATYEEPRQLATGFRYVLVNGKVAKEGESFTEERAGKVLMKGI, from the coding sequence ATGAAGAAACAGAAAACCTTCTTTCAAAACCTGGTGGCACTCGCCGCACTGGTTACACTTTCGGCAGCCTGTCAGCAACAGCAGCAAGAGGTGACGTACGATGTTTTCGTGAAGAACGCCACGGTGGTGGATGGCACCGGCGAGGCAGCTTATACGGCCCACATCCTGCTGGCCGGCGACTCCATTGCACTGATCGAACGGGACACCACCGCTACCTTCTCAGCCGCAAAAGTGATCGACGCCAGGGGCCTTACCCTGACACCCGGCTTTATCGACACCCATGCGCACGGTGACCCGATCAAGACGCCTGAGTTCCAAAACTTCATAGCCATGGGCATAACCACCATCACCCTGGGACAGGACGGTTTCAGCCCTGAGCACGAGAACCTGCAAGTATGGATTGACTCGGTAAACCAGGTACAGCCTGCTGTAAACGTTGCCCCGTTTGCCGGGCACAACACGCTGCGCCTGCTTTCCGGGGTGGGCTACGATACCGTTCCCGCCGAAGCCAATTTGGTGGCCATGGAGAAGCTGCTGGCACAGGCCATGGCCGCCGGCTGCTTCGGCCTGACAACGGGACTGGAGTACACACCCGGGCTTTATGCCAGCAGTAACGAACTAAACCGTTTGGCTAAAGTGGTTGGTGCAAATAACGGCATCATAATGAGCCACATGCGCAACGAAGATGATGCTTTTGTTGAAGCCTCTATTCGTGAGTTGCTGGCACAAGGGGAGCATTGTCCGGTCCACGTGTCGCACATAAAAGTGGTGTACGGGAAAGGCGAAGCGCGTGCGGCCGAGATCCTGCAACTGCTGGACAGCGCACGGGCGAAGGGCATAGACGTAACAGCAGACTTTTATCCGTATACCGCCAGCTATACAGGCATCTCCATCCTCTTTCCGGAGTGGGCGCAGAAGCCGAACGATTACCAGCAGGTGCTGCGAACACGCAAAAACGAGCTGCGCACCTTCCTGAAAGAAAAGATAACAAAGCGCAACGGCCCGGAGGCCACCCTCATCGGATCCGGTCCTTACAAAGGAAAGACTTTGGCCCGAATTGCGCAGGAGCTGAACAAGCCTTACCAAGATGTGCTGATGGAAGACATAGGTCCCTACGGTGCCAGCGGTGCTTATTTCATTATGGATGAGGCGCTTCAGGAAGCTTTTTTAAAGGACCCGTACATTATGGTATGCACAGACGGCAGCCCCTCCATGCACCACCCCAGGAGTTTTGGGACACATGCCAAAGTAATCCAAACCTACGTGCTAACTAAAAAGCTGATGCCGTTGGAGCAGGCCATCTGGAAAATGACAGGACTTCCCGCCCAAACCATCGGCATACCGAAGCGCGGACTCATCAGGCAGGGCTACAAAGCCGACATACTGCTGTTCAAGCCCTCTGAGATAAAGGAAGAGGCCACGTATGAGGAGCCACGCCAATTAGCCACTGGCTTCCGGTATGTGCTTGTGAATGGAAAAGTGGCCAAAGAAGGGGAAAGCTTTACTGAAGAAAGAGCCGGGAAGGTGCTGATGAAAGGAATTTAG
- a CDS encoding acyloxyacyl hydrolase, protein MMRRLLLISILILVQLALGGPAAKAQAPAAKEPWSFGANGYYGALFRYRSGTDALNFTHPVAVEVYAHRHTLGKRPWERAFNLPQIGLALSYYNYGVPDELGEAASLTAYLDNSIFKFRKSSLRLNLGTGLVYATRHYTPAENELNMAIGSAFTFALRGTLRYEIPLQERLTLNLNFAFRHFSNGALNKPNNGMNFPLLGVGLRYQPREVELLPEAGISEADFEKRIRLNLRVTAGVKEVLYIDEKHPIYNVSLYASKQLTQTSSLLVGADGFHNSSFREEYIKIAAPVPAEKIDPRLAGVTLGHELHLGELSVVVQLGRYLYEPNHLYPDFYQRYGLKYNLTDHVSANVLLVAHTKTANVIEWGVGLHL, encoded by the coding sequence ATGATGCGGCGTTTACTACTGATATCCATACTTATACTTGTGCAACTAGCCCTGGGCGGACCCGCAGCCAAGGCGCAGGCGCCCGCGGCAAAAGAGCCGTGGTCGTTTGGGGCGAATGGCTATTACGGCGCGCTGTTCCGGTACCGCAGCGGCACAGATGCGCTTAATTTTACCCACCCGGTGGCTGTAGAGGTGTATGCCCACCGCCACACGCTGGGCAAGCGCCCCTGGGAGCGGGCGTTCAACCTTCCGCAGATCGGGTTGGCGCTGTCGTACTACAACTACGGCGTGCCCGATGAGCTGGGCGAGGCGGCATCGCTGACTGCTTACCTCGACAACAGCATTTTTAAATTCCGGAAAAGCAGCCTCCGCCTGAACCTTGGCACAGGGCTGGTGTACGCCACCCGCCACTATACGCCCGCCGAGAATGAGTTGAACATGGCCATTGGCAGTGCCTTTACCTTTGCGTTGCGGGGTACGCTGCGCTATGAGATTCCGCTGCAGGAGCGGCTGACGCTGAACCTGAACTTCGCGTTCCGCCACTTCTCCAACGGCGCTTTGAACAAGCCGAACAACGGCATGAATTTCCCCCTACTGGGCGTGGGGCTGCGGTATCAGCCAAGAGAGGTGGAGCTGCTGCCGGAGGCGGGTATCTCGGAAGCAGATTTCGAAAAGCGCATTCGCCTGAACCTGAGGGTAACGGCCGGGGTGAAGGAGGTGCTGTATATTGATGAGAAGCACCCGATTTACAATGTGTCGCTGTATGCGAGCAAGCAACTTACGCAAACCAGTTCGCTGCTGGTGGGCGCGGACGGGTTTCACAACTCCTCTTTCCGGGAGGAGTACATTAAAATCGCTGCGCCGGTGCCCGCTGAGAAAATAGACCCCAGGCTGGCTGGTGTTACACTGGGGCACGAACTGCACCTGGGGGAACTGTCGGTTGTGGTTCAACTGGGGCGCTACCTCTACGAGCCAAACCACCTGTATCCGGATTTCTACCAGCGCTACGGGCTCAAGTATAACCTGACGGATCATGTGTCGGCGAATGTGCTGCTGGTGGCGCACACGAAAACGGCCAATGTAATTGAGTGGGGCGTGGGGCTGCATTTGTAA